The DNA segment ATGCACAGCGGTATTTGGCGCCAGTTCGCCCGGCAATTGGCCGAGCAGCGGCAGGTGATTTGTCTGGATTTGCCGGGGCATGGACGTAGTGCGCCGTTAATCAATTTTGAAATGCCAGCCATCGTCGAGGCCTTGTTGGCGGCGATTCCGGTGCCGCGTTTCGATTTGCTGGGCTGGTCTTTGGGCGCGACGGTCGCGATCAATTTGGCTTGCTCATGTCCCGGTCGGGTTCGTTCTTTAACATTGTTGGCGGGCAACCCGCGTTTCGTCCGTGAACCCGGCTGGCCGGGAGTCAAGCCCGAGGTGCTCGACAGTTTTGCCGAATTGCTAATTCGCGACTCGAAACAGACGCTGCAACGCTTTTTGGGCTTGCAAGTGCAGGGATTGCCGCATGCCAAAACCGTGTTGCAACAACTGAAACTGACTGTCTCGGAATGCGAGGCTCCGGATTTCGGCACGCTGCAAGGCGGGTTGCAGATTTTGAAGCAGCACGACGCGCGCGATAGCTTGGCGGCGTTGAAACTGCCGATACGGGTGATTCAGGGCGATAAAGATACGTTGGTGCCGGTGGCGACCGCGACCGCGTTACAGGATTTACAGCCGGCGTTGCAGATAGAGATATTGCCAGGCGCCGGGCACGTGCCGTTTCTCACTCATCCGCAAGTTTTAGCTGATGCTGTGCTGAGCGATGACTGATACGGCGCTGTTGGACAAGGCTAAAGTCCGGCAGTCGTTTGCCGCCGCGGCCGATGGTTACGATGCGTCGGCCGGTTTGCAGCGCCGGGTCGGCGAGACCTTGTTGGCAAAATTTCCCTGCGCCGGCCTGGCTCAACCAGTGTTGGATATCGGTTGCGGTACCGGCTTTCTGAGCCGGCATTTGGCTAGCCGGACGCCGGCCGCCGTTGCGCTGGATATCGCTGTGCCGATGTTGCAAGCCGCGCAGCGAAACTGTGCCGGCTTGCCGCTTGCTTACGTCTGTGCCGATGCCGAGCGCTTGCCGTTCCGGAATGACAGTATCGGCCAAATCTATTCCAACTTGGCGGTGCAGTGGTGCGAGGATTTGAGCGCGCTGCTGGGCGATTGCCGGCGAGTATTGTGCGTCGACGGTCGTTTGGTATTGTCGACTTTCGGTCCGCGGACCTTGGCGGAATTGAAAGCGGCGTGGAGCCAAGTCGACGAGTTTGCTCACGTCAACCAGTTTTACAGTACCGACCAGATAGGCCAATTCCTGGCAGCGGCCGGTTGGCGCCGGTTCGAACTGGAAACCGAGTTAATCACCCAGTCATATCCGTCGGTGATGGCGCTGATGCGCGAGCTGAAAGGAATCGGCGCGCACAACGTCAGTACTTACCGTAATCCGCGGCCGACCAGTCGGGCGGCGTTGCAAAGCATGATTGCCCATTACGAATCGGCGATGGCCGGCGGCGAGATTGTTGCCAGTTATGAAATTATTTATCTACGAGCGATGCGATGAAGATCGGATATTTTGTCACCGGTACAGATACCGATATCGGTAAAACCTGGGCCACTGCCGCATTGTTGCGCCGTTTCCGACGCGAGGGTTATGCGGTTGCGGGGATGAAGCCGGTAGCGGCCGGTTGCGAACGCCATGGCGGCAAGTGGCGAAACCAAGATGCGTTGCTGTTGATGCAAAATGCATCGGTCGACGCGGAATACGAGTTGGTCAATCCGTATGCCTTCGAACAGCCGGTGTCGCCGCATTTGGCCTGCGGCGGCGAAACCGTTGAGCCGGCACAGATCCTGGCAGCTTTCGGCGCTTTGCAGCAGCGGGCTCAAGTCGTTTTGGTCGAGGGTGCGGGGGGCTGGTATTCGCCGATGAGCCTAACTTTGGATAACGCCGGATTGGCTGGGATATTGGGGCTGCCAGTGCTGGTTGTGGTCGGTATCAGGCTCGGTTGCCTGAATCACGCGCGGTTGACGGTGCAGGCCGTCGTTGATTCCGGCTTGCGCTGTGCCGGCTGGATTGGTGTGCAAATCCTCGAAAATATGCCGTACTTTGCAGAAAATGTGGCGTATTTGCAGGAGGCGCTGCCGGCGCCATTTCTGGGGGTCTTGCCCTATTCGGAGACTGGCGATTTTGAATTTTTGTCAAGCGGCCTGCAGTTGCCAACCTGGCAAAATATTGATCTGCATCAAGAAAATTAAGCGGCGGATGTTGAGAATGACGGCTCCATTACAACTATAACCAGGAGACGTTTTATGGCTTTAATCACTTGGACCGCAGCACAATACGGCACCAACGTTGGCTTTGCCGATCAAGAACACCAAACTCTGTTCGGGTTGTTGAACAAGTTGTACGACGAAGCAACCGGCGGCGCGGCGCGGGCAACCGTCGGCGCTTCGTTGGATGCGTTGATCGCCTATGTGGTCGACCATTTCGCCCACGAGGAAAAGGAAATGCAAGCCAAGGGTTTCGGCGGTTACGAGCGGCATAAGGCCGAACACGATGCGTTGGTGGGTATTTGCGCCGATTTGCAAAAGAAATTCCATGCCGGTGAAGCCGACGTCACCGACGAGGTGGGGCAAATGGTGAAAGGTTGGCTGGATAGCCACATTCCGACTTACGATAAGGCTTACGCAGAAGTTTTAAGCTAAGTCAATCGCTGTTTACGGCATAACAGTCATGAAGGCTTGCGGGCAGCAATGTCCGTGAGCCTTTTTTATGTGCATAGTGTACAAACGGGAAAAGCTCTTCTGGTCTGCCGGGGAGTCATGGGTTAAAATTGCCCAGTTTATTTATGACAATTATCTGTAAAGGGAGTTTGTTGTCTGTTTGGTGTCGGGCGGCAAGATTACAACGATATAACGCATACAAGTTTATAACTACCAATGGGGGCTGCTCCGTGAAGAAAACTAAGCAACTGCTCGCATGTTCGGTTCTGATGGCTTTAGGGCTCGGATCGGCGCATGCGGACTACACACTCAATCTGACGAAAGGCGTGACCCAGCTCAGTAACGAGTTGTACGACCTGCACATGTTGATCATGTGGATCTGCGTGTTTATCGGCATCGCGGTATTTGGCACGATGTTCTATTCGATTTTCCATCACCGTAAATCGAAAGGTCATAAAGCCGAGCAGTTCCATGAAAACACCACGGTCGAGATCATCTGGACTATCATCCCCACGCTGATTCTGGTCGGTATGGCGATTCCGGCAACCAAAGCCGTGGTCGATCTGGACCGGACTCAAGAATCGGAAATGTCGATCAAGGTGACCGGCAAGCAGTGGTATTGGGACTACGAATATCTGGACAACGGCATTCATTTCGAAAGCCACTTGGATGAAGCCAGCGAACGCGTCCACCGCGTCAGCTCTATGGACCCTCGTTCAGTACCTAACTATCTGCTGAATGTCGACAAACCGTTGGTGGTTCCGGTTAAAAAGAAAATCCGTTTCCTGTTTACCGCGGCCGACGTGATCCATTCCTGGTGGGTTCCTGAACTGGGCTGGAAAAAAGACGCCAACCCCGGTTTTGTCAACGAGGCCTGGACTTACGTCGACAAGCCCGGTACCTACCGTGGTCAATGTACCGAATTGTGCGGCCGGGACCACGGCTTCATGCCGGTGGTGGTGATTGCGATGGAGCAGGACCAATATGACGCCTGGGTGAAGGCGACTCTGGAAAAGCAAAACCAAGCCCCCGATCTGA comes from the Methylomonas sp. EFPC3 genome and includes:
- the bioH gene encoding pimeloyl-ACP methyl ester esterase BioH, which gives rise to MNSIHCEIYGHGRPLLMLHGWAMHSGIWRQFARQLAEQRQVICLDLPGHGRSAPLINFEMPAIVEALLAAIPVPRFDLLGWSLGATVAINLACSCPGRVRSLTLLAGNPRFVREPGWPGVKPEVLDSFAELLIRDSKQTLQRFLGLQVQGLPHAKTVLQQLKLTVSECEAPDFGTLQGGLQILKQHDARDSLAALKLPIRVIQGDKDTLVPVATATALQDLQPALQIEILPGAGHVPFLTHPQVLADAVLSDD
- the bioC gene encoding malonyl-ACP O-methyltransferase BioC is translated as MTDTALLDKAKVRQSFAAAADGYDASAGLQRRVGETLLAKFPCAGLAQPVLDIGCGTGFLSRHLASRTPAAVALDIAVPMLQAAQRNCAGLPLAYVCADAERLPFRNDSIGQIYSNLAVQWCEDLSALLGDCRRVLCVDGRLVLSTFGPRTLAELKAAWSQVDEFAHVNQFYSTDQIGQFLAAAGWRRFELETELITQSYPSVMALMRELKGIGAHNVSTYRNPRPTSRAALQSMIAHYESAMAGGEIVASYEIIYLRAMR
- a CDS encoding bacteriohemerythrin — protein: MALITWTAAQYGTNVGFADQEHQTLFGLLNKLYDEATGGAARATVGASLDALIAYVVDHFAHEEKEMQAKGFGGYERHKAEHDALVGICADLQKKFHAGEADVTDEVGQMVKGWLDSHIPTYDKAYAEVLS
- the bioD gene encoding dethiobiotin synthase; this translates as MKIGYFVTGTDTDIGKTWATAALLRRFRREGYAVAGMKPVAAGCERHGGKWRNQDALLLMQNASVDAEYELVNPYAFEQPVSPHLACGGETVEPAQILAAFGALQQRAQVVLVEGAGGWYSPMSLTLDNAGLAGILGLPVLVVVGIRLGCLNHARLTVQAVVDSGLRCAGWIGVQILENMPYFAENVAYLQEALPAPFLGVLPYSETGDFEFLSSGLQLPTWQNIDLHQEN
- the coxB gene encoding cytochrome c oxidase subunit II; translation: MKKTKQLLACSVLMALGLGSAHADYTLNLTKGVTQLSNELYDLHMLIMWICVFIGIAVFGTMFYSIFHHRKSKGHKAEQFHENTTVEIIWTIIPTLILVGMAIPATKAVVDLDRTQESEMSIKVTGKQWYWDYEYLDNGIHFESHLDEASERVHRVSSMDPRSVPNYLLNVDKPLVVPVKKKIRFLFTAADVIHSWWVPELGWKKDANPGFVNEAWTYVDKPGTYRGQCTELCGRDHGFMPVVVIAMEQDQYDAWVKATLEKQNQAPDLSDQTRNSLMAHGESVYLRNCVACHQIDGKGIPGWFPALSGSAKVTGNMDQLIGFIQAGTSKMPAFRKLPDNELAELITYIRNAPALGNNVGDEIQPNKITPKWDDDE